In Acidobacteriota bacterium, the sequence CCAACCAATTTTATGGTCAATCTCATGGCTGGATTGATTGCCTATACCTTTCAAGAAAAGAAGCCATCTCTCAATCTTCGTCCCGATCTGGTGGGGAATTTACCAGCGGTTGCCTTCTAAAATTACGTCGAACTCACGTTATTTATTATCCGGTGACTGCTTGGTTCCGACCACAAGCACGACCGTACACTCTGAATCATTTTTTCCACTGATGGTGATGCTGCAGGAGCGCTCCCCTTTCTCGGCCACCATTGGCGCCACACTGGCACCCAGGAAGGGAACTTCAACACTGGTTGAGGCTTTTACTGTCCACCCTTGTTTCTTCAATTCACTTTCATAAAAACTTGAAACGGTTTTACCTGCGGTTGGAGCAGTGTAAGTGAGGACATAGGAGTCTCCGTTTGCGGTTTCACTGGTGATGGCACCGCCACTGTAAAACGGAACATCCGTTGGGAGCTTTACTGGTCCTTTTGATGTGGTGGAACCAGTCGGCGATTCAGACTCTTTGCCTGAAGGAGCTGGCGATTGGCCAGATGGTGTGGCTGGTGAAGTTGAAGGTGAATTTTCTTTCGGCGTTGCCGCTGGTTTCGGCGTGGAATCACCTGGCAAGGTACACCCAGTGAACAGACTGGCACTCACACAAAAACTGACTCCAATCACTGCACGAAGCAAATACTTCATAGAAATCTCCCCAGATAATGAAGGACAAACCTGTACACTTGCCCCTCGGAATAGTTAAAAAGCTGATTATCCTGATTTCATATCCCTTGAGCGAGTTGAAAACAGGTTTTTAAGGCTTTAAGCACAGTCACCTGTTCAAAGTAATCAGGTGGGGAAATTCACTTCGCTACTTCGCTTGTTGTTTTATGACCAAATCCCAGGTTCCAAACTCTAAACCCCGACGACATCGGCTTGATCAATGGCTGGTTGACCATCATCTGGCCGAGTCACGCCACAAAGCCCAGGCGTTGATTCTGGCCGGGCAGGTGCTGGTTAATGAACAACGGGCCGAAAAACCAGGTCAGCTTGTCCCCGAACAGGCACAGGTTCGAATTCGTGGCGAAGCCATGCGCTATGTAGGCCGCGGTGGGCTCAAGCTTGAAGGTGCCCTGCGCACCTTTGGTCTGGTGGTTGAACAGGCCGTATGCCTTGATGTTGGGGCCTCGACCGGCGGTTTTACCGATTGCCTGCTGCAACACGGGGCGACTCGGGTCTATGCAATTGATGTTGGCACCAATCAGTTGGCCTGGAAGTTGCGCAACTCGCCTCAGGTTATTGTCCGAGAACAGGTAAACGCCCGGTATTTGCAACCATCTGATTTTCCTGAGCTTTTTGATGTTGTGACGTGTGATGTGTCATTTATTTCACAGGACAAAATTCTCCCAGCAGTTGCTTTGTTGATGAAACCTGGTGCCTTGCTGATCACACTCGTCAAACCACAATTTGAAGTTGGTCGCGAGGATGTTGGCAAGAAAGGCATTGTCAAAGATCCTGCATTGCACCGCCGGGCAATTGAAAAAGTAGCGCAGGTAGCACAGGTGGCTGGCATTCAACCCTGGCACGTGATGTGTTCGCCAATTGAAGGCGCTGATGGGAACCGGGAATTTCTGTTGATTGGGAAACGTCAGGCGGCTGAAGGACTGGATGGGTTCCCAGAGGTTGATTTGACGCTGTGGCAAGCTGAACTTCAGGCACTGTTCCGGAATGAATGAAGAATCCATCTAGTGATTAGTGGTTAGTGGTTAGTGGCTAGTGGTTAGTGATACCAGTTAAGAATTAAAAAACTGTTCGTTGAAAACAAAGGGTTTATCAAAATTTCAAATTTCAGATGGTGGACCTGCTGCTTGTGAATTGTTGATTCTGAAACCTCAATGTCAACCCTTCACTCGCATCACTAATCACTAATCACTAACCACTAGATGGCTTCTTCATTCTTCATTCTTCATTCCTGGTTTAAAGAGGGTGCTGTGAGAATTTGAGCTATGCTATAGTCGCCAACTATTCCTGGTTCTTGACTGATCGGCTCTCGTGCATCACCGATTTCAGTCGCTCGAAGGAATCAAGACATCAATCAACTCATTTATTTAATTGAGAGGGAAGTCAGTTTATGAATATCTCCGAGCGCCGTATCGGTTCAGTTGTGATCCTTGACCTTCAAGGGAAGATCCTGTTGGGTGATGGTGACATTCAACTCAAGGAATACATTGCCAGATTGATCGAACAGGGTGAGCGCCGCGTCTTGTTGAATATGGCGGGTGTGCCGTATATGGACAGCAGCGGCCTTGGCGAAGTCGTCCGATGTTTTACCGCCGTCAAGCGCGCGCCTGGCGGAGGGGAACTCAAGCTGGTCAATTTGACTCAGCGCATTCAGGATCTGCTGACGATTACCAAATTAATCACGGTTTTTGAAACATTTGAGAGCGAAGAATCCGCGCTCGGAGCGTTTAAACCTCAAGATGCGCAATCGCCTTAAGTCGGTCGGATTTTTAATCTGTCGGTTTTGGGGACACAAAAAACTATTAAAATTTGTTCCCCCTATGGCATCATCGTTTTTCTTCTAAGGTCACCGCACTCATGGATCCAATGACGCCAAAACAGGCCAGCGGTCAGACCCTGAAGGGAAAGTCCCCGAGCTGAATTCCAGGCCCAGCTCCAGTCACCAATCCCCGGTGAATCAATCCAAACCCTGAATACAAAAGGTTGAAGGGTGTTAGTTTGTCCTTAGCTCTTACAATCAGTCGGTTCGATTTCTAACCAAATCCAGGCGCATTACCCATCTTGAATAGACTTTATTGGAAATGATCATTTTCCCAGCCCTGGTGTGTGTCAACGAGGGCGCACCCTGGCTGAGAACCAGACTCCAATCGGTCTCGATGATTTTGATGGGGTTCATCTATGAACACTTCGCTTTAACCCAGGCGTGCGCATCACGCTGAAGTGTCCATCAATCCCAAGAGATCCAGGCGCCAGCGGAAATAGACCCAGGCATCTTCATTTTCTGGTAGCTAACTGTAAGTGACACTTGAGGTTTGATGGGGGTTCTCATCTTTCTTTTCACTTTGTCCGGAGGTTTTGTCATGCTCAGAAAGTTACCCGATCCTGTACTTATTTCAATCCTTCGCCGGTTTTCACGGCGAAACCTGGTGATTGGTTTGTTTGGTGTGGCTTTGATTGCCAGTGGCGTGCTGATTGGTGGGTTTCCTCGCTTGCAAACGATTTCAGCTCACCCTCAATCAACCAAATGCGGCACCAGCGGGAAGCCAATCAACCTTGCCTTTCCCAGTAATTTCAAAGTGCCACACTCAAAAATTGACCGGAGTGTTGCTTCCAACCTTGATTTAGAAGCACTTCGGGCGGCATCTCGCTCCTTTACCCCAGCCGCAATTCCGGCCAATACCCCGCTGTCAAGCCTGACATTTTTGGGGGATGCGCTTCTCTCGGATGTGGACGTCTATGCCGACACCGATGGCAATGGCAGTCCAAATGATTCTGCGAAGGAAGATTTTGTTACCAGCCCGGATCCAGCCAGCGAAGTGACAACCAGTATGGCGATTAGTCCGAAAACGGGCCGGTTTTATGTCGGTGTGGCCAATGGGGTCGAGGGCCAGGTTTTGGTCTGTGACAACGGCGGCGGCACCTTCAAAGGCAGTGTCGTCAAATCATTTTCAACCGGGGATGGAGGCCCGGTGGGAGTACTTGTGATCAATAGTTCTGCTGGCGATACCCTCCTGGTCGCCAGCACCACATTTGAGGGAGATGAAATTTTCGACAATACTCCAACCGACGGCTTTACCCTGGTGGCCTTTCCGCCAGGGGCGGATGGTGCTCCGGATGGGTCAAATCCAGTGGTCATTTTTAATAAAGATGACCTGCAATTAGGGAATGATCCAGTGACCTTTTCGCTTGGCGGAATGGCAACTGATGGCAAAGGAAATCTGTTGATCAACCTGGGAATCAAGGCTTCTGACGGCCTGGCTGGTGTAATCGCCGTTGTGCTGGATTCAGATAATGACGGTATTCCCGACAGCATTCGACCCGACTTTTTTGCTTTACCAGGTGATGACGATTTGATTCCGATTGTGACCACCAGCATTGTTCCGGCCCCAAACCCTGGAGGCGGAACAATCTATTATGCCTATGGCCCACAAGTGTTTAGCGGTCAACGACCACAGGTAGTGGCTTATGTGGATGCCAATGATGATTTGAAAGCTGACGGTCCTCCGCGTACGGTGCATGCCCTTCAATCAACCCAGCGTCCGTATCGGTTTAGTTTTTCGGGAATTTTTGTTGGCTGTCAGATGGCCGTGACCAATGACAACCTGCTGTTTGCGTATGCTCCGGTGAGCGGAAGCAATTTTACCGGGAATGAAATCGGATTTGGAAAAATCGGCGCCAACGGTGCCGCTTCAAATGTAACTGCCGCGTTGCGCTTCCCGACCCAGGGACAAAATTTTACCAAAGTGGTTAGTTTTCTAACGGCTGGCCCCGCTGCTGCCGATACCGTTCCCCCAACGGTGCAGGTAACTTCGCCCAATGGTGGTGAAACAGTCCAAAGCGGCACGGAACTGGCCATTAGCTGGACCTCCAGCGATGATAAAGAATTGGAATCCCACGATATCAGCCTGTCAAACGATGGCGGCGCGGCATTCCCCTTTGTGGTGGCCACCGGCCTGGCTGGTACAGCCCAGTCGTTTAGCTTCCCGATTCCAGGTGCCCTGGAAACTCCCAATGCCCGGATTCAGGTAACAGCCAAAGATAGCGGCGGAAATGCCACATCAGATGCCAGCGACAGTGATTTCGTGATTCAGGTTGGAGCCGGTACGGATTCCGAACCCCCGAGCGTGACGGTGACGGCGCCGACGAGTGGTGCCACCCTCAATGGCGGTACGTCAGCGACGGTGAGCTTCGCCTCAACCGACAATGTGGGTGTGATTTCACACAGCATCGCGTTTGCGGCAGATGGAGCAACTTTCAGCACGACGCTGACGACTGGCTTGTCGGGCAGCGCCACGTCGTTTGACTTCACCGTGCCAAATCAGGCCACGACCACCGCTCAACATCGCCTGGACCTCAACCGATAACGGCACGATTGCCAAGCACGACATTCAGTTGTCGAGCGATGACGGTGCGACGTTCACGACCACGCTGGCGACCGGATTGCCGGGAACCGCGCAGTCGTTTACCGCCACGGCGCCGGCAACCAAGATCAAGAAAGCCAAGGTCCGGGTGGTGGCGACTGATGCCGCTGGAAACTTTGGCGAAGGCATTTCAGTCAAGTTCAAGGTCAAGTAATATCAGTCAGTAGCCAGTCGTCAGTCGTCAGTCGTTCACTAAGTTTATTTGATTGAACTACTTGACTGTTTTCTAATACCAGTGCCTCAGCGCAAGAATGGTATACGTCCTGGCTGATTGGGAAAGTCGGCAGATCCGTTCTGTATGAATTCCAAGGATAGAATTCATCAAAACCGAAACCTCTGATAGGAGTTGTATGAAGTGACAATACAACTCCCGAGAGAAAAAGAGGTTGCAAGCAGATTCTGCTCGCAACCTCTTTGCTTTTTTTGCTACTCTTACCGAACGTCCTCAGATTCTGCTCGCAACCTCTTTGCTTTTTTTGCTACTCTTACCGAACGTCCTCAAACACCGTTTGCGGTTCTGTTTCTGAACCAGTTCACTCTAAATTCAAACCAACGACAACCACGCTTTCGCTTTTTTGTTGAGGAGTTACCTCAAACCCTCGGCGTGCAAACCTCCTTTGAAAGTGTCCGATTGGGACTTAACCCAGACAGGCCGGATGACTGCACGTGGGGTGTAAAGCGATGAAGTGTCTCACCAAGGAGGATTTTTCCCGATGAGATTTCACATGACAACCCAAGTTGAGAGAGGAGTTCAGTCCC encodes:
- a CDS encoding TlyA family RNA methyltransferase; this encodes MTKSQVPNSKPRRHRLDQWLVDHHLAESRHKAQALILAGQVLVNEQRAEKPGQLVPEQAQVRIRGEAMRYVGRGGLKLEGALRTFGLVVEQAVCLDVGASTGGFTDCLLQHGATRVYAIDVGTNQLAWKLRNSPQVIVREQVNARYLQPSDFPELFDVVTCDVSFISQDKILPAVALLMKPGALLITLVKPQFEVGREDVGKKGIVKDPALHRRAIEKVAQVAQVAGIQPWHVMCSPIEGADGNREFLLIGKRQAAEGLDGFPEVDLTLWQAELQALFRNE
- a CDS encoding IS982 family transposase; amino-acid sequence: PTNFMVNLMAGLIAYTFQEKKPSLNLRPDLVGNLPAVAF
- a CDS encoding STAS domain-containing protein, producing MNISERRIGSVVILDLQGKILLGDGDIQLKEYIARLIEQGERRVLLNMAGVPYMDSSGLGEVVRCFTAVKRAPGGGELKLVNLTQRIQDLLTITKLITVFETFESEESALGAFKPQDAQSP